A stretch of the Lactuca sativa cultivar Salinas chromosome 9, Lsat_Salinas_v11, whole genome shotgun sequence genome encodes the following:
- the LOC111905517 gene encoding GDSL esterase/lipase At4g10955, with translation MASQREIFHVSGPLHLLNSFDWRNTFHRRSLAASLVQGVYILERDRQRGSIQQDANAPPWWEQFQFQLNHVLVDDSDLSYFGAVYELKYAHPFFYQSTPCPPRYVIAFRGTITRSVTRSDDMKLNMKCIFDKLEESSRFRKAFEAVWNTVMAVGPTNVWLAGHSLGASMALLAGRNMAKSRYQLETYLFNPPFISVPIEKMIKNQTLKHGVRITGSLLTAGIATAMNRHRKDPEEDPFVVLSEWTPYIFANPLDPICAEYIGYFEHREMMDRIRVGKIERIATRYSIGSLVSGAMGRDSEPLHLLPTAYMTVNISPSENFKQAHGIHQWWQQHFQWQSKLYKFK, from the exons ATGGCATCACAGCGAGAAATTTTTCATGTTTCAGGACCTCTCCACCTGCTAAATTCTTTCGATTG GAGAAACACATTTCATCGAAGATCCCTTGCTGCAAGCCTTGTTCAAGGAGTTTACATTCTGGAAAGGGATCGTCAACGTGGAAGCATTCAACAGGATGCTAATGCACCTCCATGGTGGGAACAATTTCAATTTCAGTTGAATCATGTTCTAGTAGACGATAGTGATTTATCCTACTTTGGAGCAGTTTACGAGCTCAAATATGCACATCCCTTCTTCTATCAATCAACCCCATGCCCTCCGAGATATGTGATAGCGTTTCGAGGCACAATCACCAGATCTGTAACAAGATCTGACGATATGAAACTAAACATGAAGTGTATTTTTGATAAACTCGAAGAAAGCTCACGATTTCGTAAAGCTTTTGAAGCCGTTTGGAACACGGTAATGGCGGTGGGGCCAACAAACGTCTGGTTAGCCGGACATTCGTTAGGTGCGTCTATGGCATTGTTGGCAGGGAGGAACATGGCGAAGTCTCGATATCAACTCGAAACGTATCTCTTCAATCCGCCGTTCATCTCGGTTCCAATCGAGAAGATGATAAAAAACCAAACGTTGAAACACGGCGTCCGTATCACCGGCAGTCTCTTAACGGCCGGAATTGCGACGGCGATGAATCGTCACCGTAAGGATCCAGAAGAAGATCCGTTTGTTGTGTTGTCTGAATGGACGCCGTATATATTTGCGAATCCATTAGACCCGATCTGTGCGGAATACATTGGGTATTTTGAACATAGGGAGATGATGGACAGGATCAGAGTCGGAAAAATCGAAAGGATCGCAACGAGATATTCGATCGGAAGTCTGGTTTCCGGCGCAATGGGGAGGGATTCCGAACCGTTGCATCTGCTACCGACGGCTTATATGACGGTGAATATTAGTCCATCGGAGAATTTCAAACAAGCTCATGGAATTCATCAATGGTGGCAACAACATTTTCAATGGCAATCGAAGCTATACAAATTTAAGTAG